In one window of Caballeronia sp. TF1N1 DNA:
- a CDS encoding MFS transporter: MPTTVDRELRASRPIKTPLNRSQITGFWGAWAGWTLDGMDSFIYALVLAPALTELLPRSGYAATPANVGLAGSILFALFLVGWGLSFIWGPLADRFGRTKVLAATIFTFAIFTGLAATSHSVWELGIYRFFAGVGIGGEWALAGTYVAEAWPEDRRKMGAGYLQTGYYAGFFLAAALNYTIGAAFGWRAMFLVGLFPVVVSILVLLRVKETDKWQRAEATSAPAVKQHGSLRTIFSPQYRKRTIVAAVLLTVAIIGLWAGAVYEPSAVIQLATKAGMSKPEAARMASIATGLLSIGTIIGCLALPPMAERIGRRKTLAVYFVGMAASIALSFGWAFYLPNGLVPFIALLVVLGFFGGNFALFSLWLPEQFETRVRATAFAFCTSVGRFFGAIVNFGIGAMVLHMKTLGVPIALTGIAFLIGLAVIPLAPETRGQELPN, translated from the coding sequence ATGCCAACCACGGTGGACCGAGAGTTACGCGCCTCGCGCCCGATCAAAACCCCGCTCAACCGCTCGCAGATCACCGGCTTCTGGGGTGCCTGGGCCGGCTGGACGCTCGACGGAATGGATTCGTTCATCTACGCGCTCGTGCTTGCGCCCGCGCTCACCGAACTGCTGCCGCGTTCAGGCTACGCGGCCACGCCCGCGAACGTCGGTCTTGCAGGCTCCATACTCTTCGCGCTCTTTCTGGTCGGATGGGGACTGTCGTTCATCTGGGGACCGCTCGCCGATCGCTTCGGGCGCACCAAGGTGCTCGCCGCGACCATCTTCACGTTCGCGATTTTCACGGGGCTGGCCGCAACATCGCATTCGGTTTGGGAGTTGGGCATTTATCGCTTCTTTGCGGGCGTCGGCATAGGCGGGGAGTGGGCGCTTGCCGGAACCTACGTCGCCGAGGCATGGCCGGAAGATCGTCGCAAGATGGGCGCGGGTTATCTGCAAACCGGCTATTACGCGGGCTTCTTTCTGGCGGCCGCGCTCAACTACACGATCGGCGCGGCATTCGGCTGGCGCGCGATGTTTCTGGTTGGACTGTTCCCGGTCGTCGTATCGATTCTCGTGCTCTTGCGCGTGAAGGAAACCGACAAGTGGCAGCGCGCCGAAGCGACGAGCGCGCCTGCCGTCAAGCAGCACGGTTCGTTGCGCACGATCTTCTCGCCGCAGTATCGCAAGCGCACGATCGTCGCGGCGGTGCTGCTGACCGTGGCGATCATCGGTCTGTGGGCCGGCGCGGTGTATGAACCGTCGGCAGTCATTCAGCTTGCGACGAAGGCCGGCATGAGCAAGCCCGAAGCCGCGCGCATGGCGTCGATCGCGACGGGCTTGCTGTCCATCGGCACGATCATCGGCTGTCTCGCCTTGCCGCCGATGGCCGAGCGCATCGGCCGGCGCAAGACGCTCGCGGTGTATTTCGTCGGCATGGCGGCTTCCATTGCGCTGTCGTTCGGCTGGGCGTTCTATCTGCCGAACGGGCTCGTGCCGTTCATTGCGCTGCTCGTCGTGCTCGGCTTCTTCGGTGGCAACTTTGCGCTCTTCAGCCTGTGGCTGCCGGAACAGTTCGAAACGCGCGTCCGAGCGACGGCGTTCGCATTCTGCACGTCGGTGGGACGCTTCTTCGGCGCGATCGTAAACTTCGGCATCGGCGCGATGGTGCTGCATATGAAGACGCTCGGCGTGCCGATCGCGCTCACGGGTATTGCGTTTCTCATCGGCCTCGCGGTGATTCCGCTCGCGCCTGAAACGCGCGGACAGGAACTGCCCAATTAG
- a CDS encoding GntR family transcriptional regulator yields MPTDLSTSDAAQPLASFRHAQFEPRQSTSRFIADALRTAIVEGALLPGEPLRQDAIARQFSVSAIPVREAFRQLESEGWVTIEPNRGAAVSLQSADEAREIYEIRASLESLAIGIALEHHTAQTLAESQRLLEAAESEPDPALYVVRNEQFHMSLYAPADRPRLMELIGQMHRRGERYLRLKLGLPIHKDSSDAEHRAILAALVARDIEQAQTLVARHLLATGDLIHRFLADAQALAAASHVKKKRRPRAAPATASATSLKEDR; encoded by the coding sequence ATGCCGACAGATCTCTCCACTTCCGATGCAGCGCAGCCACTTGCATCGTTTCGTCACGCACAGTTCGAACCGCGCCAGAGCACGTCGCGCTTCATCGCGGATGCGTTGCGCACGGCTATCGTCGAAGGTGCGTTGTTGCCGGGCGAACCGCTGCGCCAGGACGCCATCGCACGGCAGTTTTCGGTGAGCGCGATTCCGGTGCGCGAAGCGTTCCGGCAACTCGAAAGCGAAGGCTGGGTGACCATCGAGCCGAATCGTGGCGCGGCCGTCAGCCTGCAATCGGCCGACGAGGCGCGCGAGATCTACGAGATACGCGCGTCGCTCGAAAGCTTGGCGATCGGCATCGCGCTCGAACATCACACGGCGCAAACGCTCGCTGAATCGCAGCGTCTGCTCGAAGCGGCGGAAAGCGAGCCGGACCCGGCGCTCTACGTCGTGCGCAACGAGCAGTTCCATATGAGCCTTTACGCGCCCGCGGACCGGCCGCGTCTGATGGAGCTGATCGGCCAGATGCATCGGCGCGGCGAACGTTATTTGCGGCTGAAGCTCGGCTTGCCGATTCACAAGGATTCGTCGGATGCGGAGCATCGCGCGATTCTTGCCGCGCTCGTCGCCCGCGATATCGAACAGGCGCAAACGCTCGTCGCGCGTCATCTGCTTGCGACAGGCGATTTGATCCACCGCTTTCTCGCCGATGCGCAAGCGCTTGCCGCGGCGAGCCATGTCAAGAAGAAGCGCCGCCCGCGCGCCGCGCCCGCAACGGCTTCTGCAACCTCTTTGAAGGAGGATCGATGA
- the mdcA gene encoding malonate decarboxylase subunit alpha, which translates to MNSSPTPATSPARDTSPQTRQWNTRAQEKARRLKLIEPWLDGSVLATDRIVDALHALIVTGDRVALEGNNQKQADFLSRAFARLDPERVHDVHLLISSISRPDHLALFEQGIARKVDFAFAGPQSLRVAQLLEDGQLEIGAIYTYIELYARMFIDLTPQVALVCAVQADRRGNLYTGANTEDTPTIVEATAFRHGIVIAQVNEIVDELPRVDIPGSWIDVVVKADRPFAVEPLFTRDPRHIGELQILMAMMTIRGIYDRYGVTSLNHGIGFDTAAIELLLPTYGESLGLKGKICTHWALNPHPTLIPAIESGWVQSVHCFGSEVGMEDYITARPDVFFTGRDGSLRSNRVFCQLAGQYGVDLFIGSTLQMDADANSSTVTLGRLAGFGGAPNMGHDPRGRRHSSEAWLKLLKNDGPNPAIARGHKLVVQTAETYKKGGEPTIVDALDAIAVGEKSNMPIAPVMIYGDDVTHVVTEEGIAYLHAAEGVDERRAALAAVAGVTPIGMRADAKKTAELRRRGIVALPEDLGVRRGEAKRSLLAARSIDDLVAWSGGLYAPPARFRSW; encoded by the coding sequence ATGAACTCGTCCCCGACGCCTGCCACGTCGCCCGCGCGCGACACGAGCCCGCAAACCCGGCAGTGGAACACGCGCGCGCAGGAAAAAGCGCGCCGCCTCAAGCTGATCGAACCGTGGCTCGACGGCTCGGTGCTCGCGACCGACCGTATCGTCGATGCCTTGCACGCGCTGATCGTCACGGGCGACCGCGTGGCGCTCGAAGGCAACAACCAGAAACAGGCCGACTTCCTCTCGCGCGCCTTCGCCAGACTCGATCCCGAACGCGTGCACGACGTTCATCTGCTGATTTCGAGCATCAGCCGCCCGGACCATCTCGCGCTGTTCGAACAGGGCATCGCGCGCAAGGTCGATTTCGCGTTCGCCGGTCCGCAAAGTCTGCGCGTCGCGCAACTGCTCGAAGACGGACAACTCGAGATCGGCGCAATCTATACGTATATCGAACTGTATGCGCGCATGTTCATCGACCTCACGCCGCAGGTGGCGCTCGTGTGCGCGGTGCAGGCAGACCGGCGCGGCAATCTCTACACGGGCGCGAACACCGAAGACACGCCTACCATCGTCGAGGCCACCGCGTTCAGACATGGCATCGTGATCGCGCAGGTCAACGAGATCGTCGATGAACTGCCGCGCGTCGATATCCCCGGTTCGTGGATCGATGTCGTCGTGAAGGCAGACCGCCCGTTCGCCGTCGAGCCGCTCTTCACGCGCGATCCGCGGCATATCGGCGAGTTGCAGATTCTCATGGCGATGATGACCATTCGCGGCATCTACGACCGCTACGGCGTGACGTCGCTGAATCACGGCATCGGTTTCGATACGGCGGCCATCGAACTTCTGCTGCCGACATATGGCGAATCGCTCGGGCTGAAGGGAAAGATCTGCACGCACTGGGCGCTCAATCCGCATCCGACCTTGATCCCCGCGATCGAAAGCGGCTGGGTGCAGAGCGTGCACTGCTTCGGCAGCGAGGTCGGCATGGAGGACTACATCACGGCGCGGCCGGACGTGTTCTTCACCGGCCGCGATGGCAGCCTGCGTTCTAACCGCGTGTTCTGCCAGTTGGCAGGGCAATACGGCGTCGATCTCTTCATCGGTTCGACCCTGCAGATGGACGCCGACGCCAACTCGTCCACCGTCACGCTCGGGCGGCTGGCGGGCTTCGGCGGCGCGCCCAACATGGGCCACGATCCACGCGGCCGCCGTCATTCGAGCGAGGCGTGGCTCAAGCTGCTGAAAAACGACGGCCCGAACCCGGCCATCGCGCGCGGTCACAAGCTCGTCGTGCAGACCGCCGAGACGTACAAGAAAGGCGGCGAGCCGACCATCGTCGATGCATTGGATGCCATCGCCGTCGGTGAAAAAAGCAACATGCCGATCGCGCCCGTCATGATCTACGGCGACGATGTCACGCATGTCGTGACGGAAGAAGGCATCGCGTATCTGCATGCGGCCGAAGGTGTCGATGAGCGCCGCGCCGCGCTTGCCGCCGTGGCGGGCGTCACGCCCATCGGCATGCGCGCGGATGCGAAGAAGACGGCGGAGTTGAGAAGGCGCGGCATCGTCGCGTTGCCGGAAGACCTCGGCGTGCGGCGCGGCGAAGCGAAGCGTTCGCTGCTCGCGGCACGCAGTATCGATGACCTGGTGGCGTGGTCGGGCGGTCTGTATGCGCCGCCTGCGCGCTTCAGAAGCTGGTGA
- a CDS encoding triphosphoribosyl-dephospho-CoA synthase, whose translation MQTALASREATRFAHLQPIAPDAIATRAVAALIDEACLTPKPALVDRRGSGAHRDLSLDIMLRSAKALHPTFVAIARASADLDPSQTLREQLARIGREGEIAMMRATAGSNAHRGAIWIVGLLCAGAAMHAPDDSAAICASAARIARFEDRYAPASAQTSHGARVSARYRVAGARGEACDGFPHALEIGLPALDAARRRNLDENDARLEALVAIMASLDDTCLLHRGGMTALRVAQHGARRVLDAGGVASASGKTALHELDRELLALDASPGGAADLLAATLFLDSLRRLH comes from the coding sequence ATGCAAACGGCGCTAGCGTCGCGCGAAGCCACTCGGTTCGCCCACTTGCAGCCGATCGCGCCCGATGCCATCGCGACCCGCGCCGTGGCCGCGCTCATCGACGAAGCGTGTCTCACACCGAAACCCGCATTGGTGGACCGGCGCGGCAGCGGCGCGCATCGCGATTTGTCGCTCGACATCATGTTGCGCTCGGCAAAAGCGTTGCACCCCACGTTTGTCGCCATCGCTCGCGCGTCGGCCGATCTCGACCCGTCGCAGACGTTACGCGAACAGCTTGCACGTATCGGCCGCGAAGGCGAGATTGCGATGATGCGCGCGACCGCCGGCAGCAACGCGCATCGCGGTGCGATCTGGATCGTCGGCTTGCTGTGCGCCGGCGCGGCGATGCATGCGCCCGACGACAGCGCGGCGATCTGCGCAAGCGCGGCACGCATCGCGCGCTTCGAGGATCGTTACGCGCCCGCGTCGGCACAAACGAGTCACGGCGCGCGCGTGTCGGCGCGATACCGTGTGGCGGGCGCGCGCGGCGAAGCGTGCGATGGCTTTCCGCATGCGCTCGAAATTGGGCTGCCCGCGCTCGATGCAGCCCGTCGCCGCAATCTCGATGAAAACGACGCGCGCCTCGAAGCGCTCGTCGCGATCATGGCGTCGCTCGACGATACCTGTCTCCTGCATCGCGGCGGCATGACGGCGCTGCGAGTCGCGCAACACGGCGCGCGTCGTGTGCTCGACGCAGGCGGCGTTGCATCGGCGAGCGGCAAGACAGCGCTTCACGAGCTCGACCGCGAGCTGCTCGCGCTCGATGCATCGCCTGGCGGCGCCGCCGACTTGCTTGCGGCGACGCTCTTTCTCGACAGTCTCAGGCGCTTGCATTGA
- a CDS encoding malonate decarboxylase subunit delta, which produces MENIRYEYPATRPVPRRAHVGVVGSGDLEVLLSPSATANAEVVIRTSVDGYEHVWKSVLDRFFQRYDGAAKLELNDFGATPGVVMLRLNEAVEASEGTP; this is translated from the coding sequence ATGGAAAACATCCGATACGAATACCCCGCCACCCGCCCCGTGCCGCGTCGCGCACACGTCGGCGTGGTCGGCTCGGGCGATCTCGAAGTGCTGCTCTCGCCATCGGCGACAGCGAATGCGGAAGTGGTGATCCGCACGAGCGTCGACGGCTACGAGCATGTCTGGAAGAGTGTGCTCGACCGTTTTTTTCAGCGATACGACGGCGCCGCGAAACTCGAACTCAACGACTTCGGCGCGACGCCCGGCGTGGTCATGCTGCGCCTGAATGAAGCCGTCGAAGCCAGCGAGGGCACGCCATGA
- a CDS encoding biotin-independent malonate decarboxylase subunit beta, producing the protein MNAHDTFLARHSFIEMTARERARALLDAGTFRELLGPFDRLESPWLAMQNVVCQSDDGAVIARGMLDGEPAVIAAIEPAFQGGSIGEVSGAKIAAALEMALGEFEAGRAIRPVVLFETGGVRLQEANLGLAAIAEIQAAIVALRRHVPVVGVIGGMVGCFGGMSLAAALCTELVMTRQARLGMNGPEVIEQEAGIDELDSSDRRLIWSMIGGEERAAVGLVDALVEDDTAQVRDAVLAAFARGVPTRHRTEDVDGFIERLARVNPDAIDPETLRTLWGTSR; encoded by the coding sequence ATGAACGCTCACGACACCTTTCTCGCGCGTCACAGCTTCATCGAGATGACCGCGCGCGAACGCGCCCGCGCCCTGCTCGATGCCGGCACCTTTCGCGAACTGCTCGGCCCCTTCGACCGGCTCGAATCGCCGTGGCTTGCCATGCAGAACGTCGTCTGCCAGTCCGACGACGGCGCGGTGATCGCGCGCGGCATGCTCGATGGCGAACCCGCCGTGATCGCGGCGATCGAACCCGCGTTTCAGGGCGGCAGCATCGGCGAAGTCTCGGGCGCGAAGATCGCGGCCGCGCTCGAAATGGCGCTCGGCGAATTCGAAGCGGGCCGCGCGATCCGTCCCGTCGTACTGTTCGAAACGGGCGGCGTGCGTCTGCAGGAGGCGAACCTCGGGCTTGCGGCCATCGCCGAGATTCAGGCGGCGATCGTCGCGTTGCGGCGGCACGTGCCGGTGGTCGGCGTGATCGGCGGCATGGTCGGCTGCTTCGGCGGCATGTCGCTCGCGGCGGCGCTCTGCACCGAACTCGTGATGACGCGGCAGGCGCGCCTTGGCATGAACGGGCCGGAGGTGATCGAACAGGAAGCGGGCATCGACGAGCTCGATTCGAGCGACCGGCGCCTCATCTGGTCGATGATCGGCGGAGAAGAACGCGCGGCGGTCGGCCTCGTCGATGCGCTCGTCGAAGACGATACCGCGCAAGTACGCGACGCGGTGCTGGCGGCGTTCGCGCGCGGCGTGCCAACGCGACATCGCACCGAGGACGTGGACGGTTTCATCGAGCGTCTGGCGCGCGTGAACCCGGACGCCATCGATCCCGAAACGCTGCGCACGCTCTGGGGAACATCACGATGA
- the mdcE gene encoding biotin-independent malonate decarboxylase subunit gamma — translation MNTTTLSRGERWIDALTSPASGAQAGPIRARGGLLNGEHAHFLAVVPDPDNRFPRARDNVVGLEQGWLLARAVREVIDADRERDVKRPIVAVVDVKSQAYGRREELLGVHLACAAAVDAYASARLAGHPVIALIVGPAMSGAYLAHGYQANRIVALDSPGTAVHAMGREAAARVTRRSVESLDALGDTVLPMSYKMSAYAKLGLLHELIEGVDADAPSAAEIERVKASLAAAVNDARGALRDLSSRLGSADAKRTRAASVEVRKQMREQWDEA, via the coding sequence ATGAACACGACGACTCTCTCGCGCGGCGAACGCTGGATCGACGCGCTGACTTCGCCTGCGTCCGGCGCGCAAGCCGGTCCGATTCGCGCGCGTGGCGGGCTTTTGAACGGCGAGCACGCGCATTTTCTCGCCGTCGTTCCCGATCCCGACAACCGCTTTCCACGCGCTCGCGACAACGTCGTCGGCCTCGAACAGGGATGGCTGCTGGCGCGCGCGGTGCGCGAGGTTATCGACGCGGATCGCGAGCGTGACGTGAAGCGTCCGATCGTCGCCGTCGTCGATGTCAAAAGTCAGGCTTACGGCCGGCGCGAGGAACTGCTCGGCGTGCATCTTGCCTGCGCCGCTGCCGTCGATGCTTATGCGAGCGCGCGTCTTGCGGGTCATCCGGTGATTGCGTTGATCGTCGGGCCGGCCATGTCGGGCGCGTATTTGGCGCACGGTTATCAGGCGAACCGGATCGTCGCGCTCGATTCACCCGGCACCGCCGTGCATGCAATGGGTCGCGAAGCAGCCGCGCGCGTCACGCGGCGCAGCGTGGAAAGTCTGGATGCGCTCGGCGACACCGTCTTGCCGATGTCGTACAAGATGAGCGCTTATGCAAAGCTCGGATTGCTGCATGAACTGATCGAAGGCGTCGATGCGGATGCGCCCTCGGCGGCCGAGATCGAGCGCGTGAAGGCATCGCTTGCGGCGGCCGTGAACGATGCGCGCGGTGCTTTGCGTGATCTGTCGAGCCGGCTTGGTTCTGCCGATGCGAAGCGCACGCGGGCTGCGTCGGTGGAGGTGCGCAAGCAGATGCGTGAGCAGTGGGATGAAGCTTGA
- a CDS encoding malonate decarboxylase holo-ACP synthase, producing the protein MNARQYEIRPHDLLKIDTLSSSAGGGADVAVSLLFAPNVPSWVATSLAHSPFVVVRRAPRLGDAIPIGVRGSTRGERFGAWIDPRSIASVLSPEALLERTPDSDRANLPAFALLRAITSSIQATGLAWGPAGSTGFELASGTPTVTPESDLDIVIRAPSPLSRDAAAALLDTLSRTVREIGTRIDVQIETPEAAFSLAEFARANLRVMLRHADGPRLVADPWAAA; encoded by the coding sequence ATGAACGCAAGGCAGTATGAGATACGGCCACATGACCTGCTGAAGATCGACACGCTGTCGTCATCGGCCGGAGGCGGCGCGGACGTCGCGGTCTCGCTTCTCTTCGCGCCCAACGTGCCGTCCTGGGTCGCCACCTCGCTCGCGCACTCACCCTTCGTCGTCGTCCGCCGTGCGCCGCGCCTGGGCGACGCAATTCCCATCGGCGTACGCGGTTCGACGCGCGGCGAGCGCTTCGGCGCGTGGATCGATCCACGATCGATCGCGTCTGTCTTGTCTCCCGAAGCCTTGCTCGAACGCACGCCTGATTCGGACCGCGCAAACTTGCCCGCGTTCGCGCTTCTGCGAGCAATCACGTCTTCGATCCAGGCAACGGGACTCGCCTGGGGCCCCGCCGGCAGCACAGGCTTCGAACTCGCGAGCGGGACACCCACGGTCACACCCGAAAGCGATCTCGACATCGTGATTCGCGCGCCCTCGCCGCTTTCGCGCGATGCAGCCGCCGCGCTTCTCGACACACTGTCGCGAACCGTGCGGGAGATCGGCACGCGCATCGACGTTCAGATCGAAACGCCGGAAGCCGCCTTCTCGCTCGCGGAATTCGCGCGCGCGAATCTACGCGTGATGCTGCGTCACGCCGACGGGCCGCGACTCGTCGCCGATCCGTGGGCAGCCGCATGA
- the mdcH gene encoding malonate decarboxylase subunit epsilon — protein MIAYLFPGQGAQTPGLLHRLGGERPHPVIGQTLAEASDILGENILQLDDATALESTVAVQVTLLAAAVAAARALAAEGIEPEAVAGLSVGAYGAAVTSGAVAFDDALRLVRLRATLMQNAYPHGYGMLAVLGLNEREIARVIADGHADAYIGNLNAPRQIVVSGSDDALEAVSRLALERGARKAERLAVSVPSHCVLLEDAATQLIEAAAKVRFDAPRVPYVGNRGARVLRRADAVRDDLATNLRYPVRWHESTIALFELGANVFVEMPPGHTLTQLASDALPDAQALSMDAASTHPTAARVRAANQRAAD, from the coding sequence ATGATCGCGTATCTCTTTCCGGGACAGGGTGCGCAGACGCCAGGCTTGTTGCATCGGCTGGGCGGCGAGCGGCCGCATCCGGTCATCGGACAGACGCTCGCCGAAGCATCCGACATCCTCGGCGAAAACATCCTGCAACTCGATGACGCCACCGCGCTTGAGTCGACCGTCGCGGTGCAAGTCACGTTGCTGGCGGCAGCCGTGGCGGCGGCGCGCGCGCTCGCGGCCGAAGGTATCGAGCCGGAAGCCGTCGCGGGTTTGTCGGTCGGCGCGTATGGCGCGGCGGTGACGAGCGGCGCCGTTGCGTTCGACGATGCCCTGCGCCTCGTTCGCCTGCGCGCGACGCTCATGCAGAACGCGTATCCGCACGGCTACGGCATGCTGGCGGTGCTCGGGCTGAACGAACGAGAGATTGCACGCGTGATCGCCGACGGTCACGCCGATGCCTATATCGGCAATCTGAACGCGCCGCGTCAAATCGTCGTATCCGGCAGCGATGATGCGCTCGAAGCCGTGAGCCGCCTCGCGCTCGAACGCGGCGCGCGCAAGGCCGAACGGTTAGCGGTGAGCGTGCCTTCGCATTGCGTGCTGCTCGAAGACGCGGCCACGCAATTGATCGAAGCTGCCGCGAAAGTCCGCTTCGATGCGCCACGCGTTCCATATGTCGGCAATCGCGGCGCACGCGTGCTGCGTCGCGCCGATGCCGTGCGCGATGACCTCGCGACCAACTTGCGCTATCCGGTGCGCTGGCACGAATCGACCATCGCGCTGTTCGAACTCGGCGCAAATGTCTTCGTCGAAATGCCGCCCGGCCACACGCTGACGCAACTCGCAAGCGACGCCCTGCCCGATGCGCAGGCGCTATCCATGGACGCCGCGTCCACTCATCCGACCGCCGCTCGCGTACGCGCGGCAAACCAGCGCGCCGCAGATTGA
- a CDS encoding M48 family metallopeptidase — protein sequence MKFIRLALAAPALCALISCSSMNALNPDTLLQSGQLASQAFTLSDADVRTLSDKSCADLDKENKIAPASSQYTQRLNRISKQLGDNINGVPVNYKVYVTKDVNAWAMANGCVRVYSGLMDAMNDDEVRGVVGHEMGHVALGHTKKAMQLAYATSAVRSAAASTGGAVANLSASQLGDLSEKFVQAQFSQSQESAADDYSFDMQKKKGYSPAGLVTAFQKLATIDGGKSSMMDSHPSSPSRAKHIQDRIASGK from the coding sequence ATGAAATTCATCCGCTTGGCGCTCGCGGCGCCCGCTCTGTGCGCGCTCATCTCCTGCAGCAGCATGAACGCGCTCAATCCCGACACGTTGTTGCAGTCTGGCCAACTCGCATCGCAAGCCTTCACGCTGAGTGACGCCGATGTGCGCACGCTCTCCGACAAATCGTGCGCGGACCTGGACAAGGAAAACAAGATTGCGCCGGCGTCGAGTCAATACACGCAGCGTCTAAACCGCATCTCGAAGCAACTGGGCGACAACATCAATGGCGTGCCGGTCAACTACAAGGTCTACGTCACGAAGGATGTCAACGCCTGGGCGATGGCCAACGGTTGCGTGCGCGTCTACAGCGGCCTCATGGACGCAATGAACGACGACGAAGTGCGCGGCGTGGTGGGCCATGAAATGGGTCACGTGGCGCTCGGCCACACCAAGAAGGCGATGCAGCTTGCTTATGCGACCTCGGCCGTGCGCTCGGCGGCGGCATCGACGGGCGGCGCGGTGGCGAATCTGTCGGCATCGCAATTGGGCGACTTGTCCGAGAAGTTCGTCCAGGCGCAATTCTCGCAATCGCAAGAAAGCGCCGCCGACGATTACTCGTTCGACATGCAGAAAAAGAAGGGATACAGCCCGGCCGGCCTTGTGACGGCGTTCCAGAAGCTCGCGACGATCGACGGCGGCAAGTCGAGCATGATGGATTCGCACCCGTCGTCGCCTTCGCGCGCGAAGCACATTCAAGATCGGATTGCGTCGGGCAAGTAA
- a CDS encoding porin family protein, with product MVSIKKVAAPIFVSLLYMASAHASEFSGPFVGAKLGLNFSDATGHDFEESTHTTFFPGLTAGYNVDVNQFVVGVEGFADLHAGSTTKKDGGIDVKVGMPIDGNIMPYARVGFTGTWPDTRLHYGAGVEYKFAKQWSVAGEYTADTAHCDGGHRRNDSLTVGVHYYF from the coding sequence ATGGTAAGTATCAAAAAGGTAGCGGCGCCGATTTTCGTCTCGCTTCTCTATATGGCTAGCGCGCACGCTAGCGAATTCTCCGGCCCGTTCGTCGGCGCGAAGCTCGGCTTGAATTTCTCCGATGCAACCGGACACGATTTCGAGGAATCGACGCACACGACGTTCTTTCCGGGCCTGACGGCAGGCTATAACGTCGATGTCAACCAGTTCGTGGTCGGCGTCGAAGGATTCGCTGATCTTCACGCTGGTTCCACGACCAAGAAGGACGGCGGCATCGACGTAAAAGTCGGCATGCCTATCGACGGCAACATCATGCCCTACGCGCGCGTGGGCTTCACTGGCACCTGGCCGGACACGCGTTTGCACTATGGCGCGGGCGTCGAGTATAAGTTCGCGAAGCAATGGAGTGTCGCTGGCGAATACACGGCCGACACGGCGCACTGCGACGGCGGCCATCGTCGTAACGACAGCCTGACCGTCGGCGTGCATTACTACTTCTGA